In a genomic window of Thalassotalea piscium:
- a CDS encoding succinylglutamate desuccinylase/aspartoacylase domain-containing protein: MDIDFSEITYLKNPNGLTLKADYQQFLLSLSGPTIIDISGKNQEKCRVIVTLLHGNEPSGLIALHRWLTSDSWLPVPETNIRIIICSVEAASKSPILTHRYYPGGLDINRCFNSREDDGYYLRASMLKQAITEVSPECVIDLHNTPGSGPSFAVSTIITPEVLTLTSFFCDSIILSGLKLGSLMEQNFHCPILTIECGSANDEQSHETAFQGISQLTTCCCIYHFDQKMNVDIISKPFRLQLKHNVELSFSEHDEGNEGVTLKATIEQFNFGNARKGQMIGWVDDRGLNNFQLLNDAHEDVLTEYFTLRDNQLVCATNMKIFMATANVNVAKDDCLFYLVKAN; encoded by the coding sequence ATGGACATAGATTTTAGTGAAATTACCTATTTAAAAAACCCTAATGGCTTAACATTAAAGGCTGACTATCAGCAATTTTTGTTGTCGTTAAGCGGCCCTACAATTATTGATATAAGTGGTAAGAACCAAGAAAAATGCCGCGTGATAGTTACTTTATTACATGGCAATGAACCTTCTGGCCTTATTGCTCTTCATCGTTGGTTAACTTCTGACAGCTGGTTACCCGTACCAGAGACTAACATTCGTATTATAATATGTTCAGTAGAAGCGGCTAGCAAATCGCCTATTTTAACACATCGCTACTACCCAGGAGGTTTAGATATTAATCGTTGCTTTAATAGCCGAGAAGACGATGGCTATTACTTAAGAGCAAGTATGCTGAAGCAGGCGATAACAGAAGTTAGTCCTGAATGTGTGATCGATCTTCATAACACCCCTGGTTCTGGACCTTCATTTGCGGTTAGCACTATTATTACACCAGAAGTACTAACACTCACCTCTTTTTTCTGCGATAGCATTATATTATCAGGTCTTAAACTTGGTAGTTTAATGGAGCAAAACTTCCACTGCCCTATTCTAACAATAGAGTGTGGTAGTGCTAACGATGAACAGTCACATGAAACCGCATTTCAAGGTATTAGCCAACTAACAACATGTTGTTGTATTTATCATTTTGATCAAAAAATGAATGTAGATATTATTTCTAAACCATTTCGATTACAACTTAAACACAATGTAGAGCTTTCATTTAGCGAGCATGATGAAGGTAATGAGGGTGTTACATTAAAAGCGACAATTGAACAGTTTAACTTTGGCAATGCAAGAAAGGGGCAAATGATTGGTTGGGTTGATGATCGAGGCTTAAATAACTTTCAGCTGCTTAATGATGCACATGAAGATGTACTTACAGAATACTTCACTTTACGTGACAACCAGTTAGTATGTGCTACAAATATGAAAATTTTTATGGCAACAGCCAATGTGAATGTTGCTAAAGACGACTGTTTATTTTATTTAGTGAAAGCCAACTAA
- a CDS encoding AAA family ATPase: MNDLVSSVVHQIEQIVIGKQTQVKLSIACIFAKGHLLIEDLPGMGKTTLAHALAATLNLSYQRVQFTSDLLPSDVIGVSIYDTENQTFKLHQGPIFNQLVLADEINRASPKTQSALLEAMEENRVSIDGKTYQLPQPFFVIATQNPLFHSGTYSLPESQLDRFMMRISLGFPSVEAEKQILSNAFGATDFSSLKAFITPEQLIEIQLKVQNIHVGEEVLNYVVALLQQSRNGHYDVNPLSPRAGKSLISAAKAWAFIEGRDYLLPDDIQAVFSAVCQHRLNPAFDMKAEATNDSSQRILHSVDAISPLLS; encoded by the coding sequence ATGAATGATTTAGTAAGTTCTGTTGTCCATCAAATTGAACAAATTGTTATTGGTAAGCAAACGCAAGTTAAACTTTCAATAGCCTGTATTTTTGCTAAAGGACATTTGTTAATCGAAGATCTGCCAGGGATGGGGAAAACAACACTCGCGCATGCACTCGCTGCTACATTAAATTTAAGCTACCAAAGGGTGCAGTTTACCAGTGATTTACTGCCATCTGATGTTATTGGCGTTTCAATTTATGACACAGAAAATCAAACGTTTAAATTACACCAAGGGCCTATATTTAATCAGCTCGTTTTAGCGGATGAAATCAATAGAGCAAGTCCTAAAACACAAAGTGCGTTGCTTGAGGCTATGGAAGAAAATCGTGTGAGTATTGATGGAAAAACCTATCAATTACCACAGCCTTTTTTTGTTATAGCAACACAAAACCCATTGTTTCACTCTGGCACCTATTCACTTCCTGAATCTCAACTAGACCGTTTTATGATGCGGATTTCTTTAGGGTTTCCTTCGGTTGAAGCAGAAAAACAAATATTATCCAATGCGTTTGGTGCTACCGACTTTAGCTCGTTGAAAGCATTTATAACACCAGAGCAACTTATAGAAATACAGCTAAAAGTTCAAAATATACACGTGGGAGAGGAAGTTTTAAACTATGTTGTGGCTCTTTTACAGCAAAGCAGAAATGGTCATTATGATGTGAATCCTCTATCGCCACGAGCAGGAAAATCGTTAATATCTGCTGCTAAAGCTTGGGCATTTATTGAAGGTCGAGACTATCTGTTACCTGATGATATACAAGCTGTATTTTCAGCTGTGTGTCAACATAGGTTAAACCCCGCGTTTGATATGAAAGCTGAAGCAACGAATGATTCGTCACAGCGAATTTTACATTCAGTTGATGCAATTTCACCATTGTTATCTTAA
- a CDS encoding DUF58 domain-containing protein, with translation MSVIVVIKQWFKRKFNTWLTKQVPKSQQQVLSRRNIFIFPSKFGFSYLFFVLLLFILGTNYQNNLIILLSYLLVSVFITAMLQSFNNLLKLSISVKTQQLFGFADSPINIPVLLSTTKIRIAYQLFFQSTHITQPQDFSTDTMCLIPVVLKKRGLGILPRLTVQSYYGFGLFRCWTSVDLNTSVLVYPKPEKPAQIDIEKFLSTNANDVSTDHLSEVLTTQNGVDEFNELIPYKSGESLGKVAWKHVARGQGWYSKNYDQLLDSTPNWLSLSALPQAPVEQQLRWLCYLIIELQKREKVFGLILPTNTISPDQGSLHHHICLKEIALYGQ, from the coding sequence ATGAGCGTTATAGTAGTGATAAAACAATGGTTTAAACGGAAGTTCAACACCTGGCTGACTAAGCAAGTACCTAAGTCTCAGCAGCAGGTGCTTTCTCGGCGCAATATCTTTATTTTTCCAAGTAAGTTTGGGTTTTCATACTTGTTCTTTGTTTTATTACTGTTTATCTTAGGAACAAACTATCAAAACAATCTAATTATATTATTAAGTTACCTATTGGTAAGTGTTTTTATTACTGCGATGCTACAAAGCTTTAATAACTTATTGAAATTATCAATTTCAGTTAAAACACAACAACTATTCGGCTTTGCTGATTCACCAATTAATATTCCTGTTTTATTATCCACAACTAAAATTCGAATTGCTTATCAGCTATTCTTTCAATCGACTCATATTACCCAACCCCAGGATTTTTCAACTGATACAATGTGTTTAATTCCAGTTGTCCTTAAGAAAAGGGGACTTGGTATTTTACCGCGTTTAACAGTACAAAGTTATTATGGCTTTGGTTTATTTAGATGTTGGACTAGCGTTGATTTAAATACTTCTGTATTAGTTTATCCTAAACCTGAAAAACCTGCTCAAATAGACATTGAGAAGTTTTTAAGTACTAATGCGAATGACGTTTCAACGGATCATTTAAGCGAGGTGTTAACAACTCAAAATGGTGTCGATGAATTTAATGAACTTATTCCTTATAAAAGTGGCGAGTCATTAGGAAAAGTAGCATGGAAACATGTGGCTCGAGGACAGGGTTGGTATTCGAAAAACTATGATCAGCTATTGGATAGTACGCCTAATTGGTTATCACTAAGTGCTTTACCTCAAGCCCCCGTTGAGCAGCAGTTACGTTGGTTGTGTTATTTAATTATCGAGCTTCAAAAGCGAGAAAAAGTTTTTGGATTAATTTTGCCTACTAACACAATTTCGCCAGACCAAGGCTCACTTCATCACCATATTTGCTTAAAAGAGATCGCATTATATGGTCAATAA
- a CDS encoding transglutaminaseTgpA domain-containing protein, whose product MVNKRYSSLSINQNILLQEKLVQGHLSLSKKTQLLLMCSLGLNCLTLVLELSGWLIAYIVISLLWQSSIYLKLVAQPNRLIKLLVSIAGLFLLALSAKQLGLLNSMVHLLVFSYLLKPLELTSRKDFYIQVLLGIFVLVTSLVFIQSLYFMLLVLLFLTINFMLLFSIFYKTASHKTLAKGVTTTLIKSIPLTLLLFIGFPKIAPFWQMPAAQNAQVGLSDEVKVGDIAKLALSNKLAFRVEFDQAPPNYQQMYWRTLVLEDFDGIKWYQRKDNYQNLWQQQLQEEPDFSSIIGLSKLPLVSYQVIVEPNFQQWLFGLNIMTNVKSEQQTVNKNRDFTLTANKKLNSVTSYRVTSALTDHINIILTPTARNRNLLVNERNNQALADEGQRLRRLYQDDLSLVKAVLTRFNQQNYHYTLNPPLLSNNSLSEFYFDTKAGFCEHYASSFTYLMRSAGIPARMVLGYLGGEYNQRGNYYSVYQRDAHAWSEVWIAGRGWLRIDPTAAVSPERVETGFSELLQQEQNMLSSDLFASFNASQWFNQLRYMFEAIDYQWTKWVVGYSINDQINVINALYLTFVQHKRLIIAISVLMLAMIVVLISLRKKNKASRFPTEVLLLNKLIKSANKLGILKTPTLTADQLAQHIISEKPSASAAVLTFINTFKKVHYQSLSADERVKEIDKLKQQFKQLTSQLKQSG is encoded by the coding sequence ATGGTCAATAAACGATATTCCTCCTTGAGTATTAACCAAAACATATTGCTACAAGAAAAGCTGGTGCAAGGTCATTTGTCTCTTTCTAAAAAGACTCAGTTACTATTAATGTGTTCACTAGGTTTGAATTGCTTAACCCTAGTACTTGAATTATCAGGTTGGTTAATTGCGTATATCGTTATTAGTTTACTTTGGCAAAGTAGTATTTATTTGAAATTGGTTGCACAACCAAATCGATTGATTAAATTATTAGTATCGATTGCGGGACTGTTTTTGTTGGCATTATCAGCAAAACAGCTTGGCTTACTGAATAGTATGGTACATTTGTTGGTGTTTTCTTATCTGCTGAAACCACTAGAATTAACAAGTAGAAAAGACTTTTATATTCAGGTGCTTTTAGGCATTTTTGTTTTAGTTACTTCACTTGTTTTTATACAGTCACTCTATTTTATGTTATTGGTTCTGTTGTTTTTAACGATTAACTTTATGCTGCTGTTCAGCATTTTTTATAAAACTGCAAGCCATAAAACACTGGCAAAAGGGGTTACAACTACCTTAATTAAAAGTATACCGTTAACGCTTTTATTGTTTATCGGTTTTCCTAAAATAGCACCGTTTTGGCAAATGCCTGCGGCTCAAAATGCCCAGGTAGGATTATCTGATGAAGTCAAAGTTGGAGATATTGCAAAGTTAGCATTATCGAACAAATTAGCATTTCGTGTTGAGTTTGACCAAGCCCCACCGAACTACCAACAAATGTATTGGCGTACGTTAGTGTTAGAAGACTTTGATGGTATTAAATGGTATCAGCGCAAAGACAACTATCAGAACCTTTGGCAGCAACAACTACAGGAAGAGCCTGATTTTTCTAGTATTATCGGACTTTCAAAATTGCCTTTAGTAAGTTATCAAGTCATTGTTGAACCTAATTTTCAACAATGGTTATTTGGTTTAAATATAATGACCAATGTGAAAAGTGAACAACAAACAGTTAATAAAAACCGAGACTTTACCTTAACGGCAAACAAAAAATTAAACTCTGTTACTAGCTATCGTGTTACCTCGGCGTTAACAGATCATATCAATATTATACTGACCCCAACTGCGAGAAATCGTAATTTGTTAGTTAATGAACGAAATAATCAAGCATTAGCTGACGAAGGCCAACGTTTAAGACGGTTATACCAAGATGATTTAAGTTTAGTTAAAGCTGTACTTACACGCTTTAATCAACAGAATTATCACTACACGCTCAACCCTCCATTATTAAGTAATAATAGTTTGTCTGAATTTTATTTTGATACCAAAGCAGGATTTTGCGAGCACTATGCTAGTAGTTTTACCTATTTAATGCGCTCGGCAGGTATTCCTGCAAGAATGGTATTGGGGTACTTAGGTGGTGAGTATAATCAACGAGGTAATTATTATAGTGTTTATCAAAGAGATGCACATGCTTGGAGTGAAGTATGGATTGCTGGCAGAGGATGGTTACGCATTGACCCGACAGCAGCAGTTAGTCCTGAACGGGTAGAAACAGGCTTTTCTGAGTTACTGCAACAAGAGCAAAACATGCTTTCAAGTGACTTATTTGCCTCATTTAATGCAAGTCAATGGTTTAACCAATTACGCTATATGTTTGAGGCAATAGATTACCAATGGACAAAGTGGGTTGTCGGCTATTCAATTAATGATCAAATTAATGTGATTAACGCATTATATTTAACATTCGTTCAACACAAGCGTCTTATTATTGCTATTAGTGTATTAATGTTGGCAATGATAGTCGTGTTGATTAGTTTACGGAAAAAGAATAAGGCTTCTCGCTTTCCAACGGAGGTACTTTTACTAAATAAATTAATCAAGTCAGCAAATAAATTAGGTATTTTGAAAACACCAACCTTAACTGCTGATCAACTAGCCCAGCACATTATTTCAGAAAAGCCTTCAGCTAGCGCTGCTGTTTTGACTTTTATTAATACCTTTAAAAAAGTCCATTATCAGTCGTTATCAGCAGATGAACGAGTTAAAGAGATAGATAAGCTTAAGCAACAATTTAAGCAATTAACTAGTCAGCTCAAACAAAGTGGTTGA
- a CDS encoding DUF4870 domain-containing protein translates to MTHYRSDSQTQYDMSRIVSIISYLTVVGWLLAIVLHGKNHSTLARFHLRQSLGLIVTAAILSFIPLLGWLLNIFVAIFWLVAFYHATLGQKFTVPVLGELYQEQLDFIR, encoded by the coding sequence ATGACGCATTATCGTTCAGATAGTCAAACACAGTATGATATGTCAAGGATTGTCTCTATAATTAGTTACTTAACTGTGGTCGGTTGGTTGCTGGCTATTGTATTACATGGTAAAAATCACTCCACTTTAGCTCGCTTTCATTTACGGCAGTCTCTTGGTTTAATTGTTACGGCAGCTATTTTATCTTTCATACCACTGCTTGGATGGTTACTGAATATTTTTGTTGCTATTTTTTGGCTTGTCGCATTTTATCATGCAACATTAGGTCAAAAGTTTACTGTTCCTGTTTTAGGTGAACTTTATCAAGAACAGCTTGATTTTATCCGTTAA